Genomic segment of Engystomops pustulosus chromosome 8, aEngPut4.maternal, whole genome shotgun sequence:
aaaaaaaaacataaaaaagtaaaaaaaaaaataaagttataactctcattttaaaaatgtttaacccgagggctaggggtagaggacgagggcggggacgtgggcgtccaactactgcaggggtcagaggccgtggtcctgggcggggtgagacaccacctgctgatgagggagcaggggaacgccgcagagctacactccctaggttcatgtctgaagttactgggactcgtggtagagcactgttgaggccagaacagtgcgaacaggtgatgtcgtggattgctgacaatgcttcgagcaatttgtccaccaccagtcagtcttccacgcagtccacccatgtcaccgaaatcgccactcctccagctcctgcacctcagcctcctcccccccagtctgccccctcccaggaaaatttggcatttgaaccggcatactctgaggaactgttttctggacccttcccacagtcacaaaccacttgtccggttgctgctgagcaattttccgatgcccaggttttccaacagtcacagtctgtgggtgatgatgaccttcttgacgtagtggaagtgtgtaaagaggtgtccgacgatgaggagacacggttgtcagacagtggggaagttgttgtcagggcaggaagtccgaggggggagcagactgagggatcggaggatgatgaggtgacagacccaagctgggttgagaggccgggtgaacacagtgcttctgagacggaggagagtcctcgaccagaacaggttggaagaggcagtggtggggccagacggagaggcagggccagagctggtgcatcagcgccaaatgtgtcaactagtgaagctcccgtggcgagggctcctgcggcgagggctagatcttcagaagtctggaggttctttaaggaaacaccggatgaccgacggactgtggtgtgcaacatttgccaaaccaggctcagcaggggttccaccactactagcttaactaccaccagtatgcgcaggcatatgaatgctaaacaccccactcagtggcaacaagcccgttcacctccggccgtgcacaccactgctccttcccctgtgtcagctgctagtcagccccctgcccaggaccctgccacaaaaaccccatcgtcgcctccacgatcctccacagcatccaccagcgttcagctctccataccccagacgctggagcggaaacgcaaatatagtgcaacccacccgcacgcccaagcccttaatgtgcacatctccagattgcttagcctggagatgctgccctataggctagtagagaccgaggcctttcgcaacctcatggcggcggccgcccctcggtattcgatccccagccgccactacttttcccgatgtgccgtcccagccctgcaccagcacgtgtcagacaacatcatccgtgccctgaccaacgccgtttctgacaaggtccacctgaccacggacacgtggacgagtgctgccgggcagggccactatatatcgctgacggcacattgggttaacttggtggaggctgggaccgagtctgacactggggctgctcatatactgccgacgccgaggattgcggggcctacctcggtccaggtgtttcaggcctactatgcctcctcctcctcccacccctcctccacctcctcctccgaactaccatccgtgggcacggcgccatcagtcggtagctctaggcacagcagcagtgccgtcgctaagcgacagcaggcggtgctcaaactgctgagcctaggcgacaaaaggcacaccgcccaagagctattacagggcatcacggcgcagactgatctgtggctggcaccgctgaacctcaagccgggaatggttgtgtgtgacaacggccgtaacctggtggcggctctgcaactcggcagactgacacatgtgccatgcctggcccatgtgttaaatctgatagttcagcgtttcctcaagacataccccaatctgtctgatttgctcacgaaggtgcgccgcatctgtgcgcatttcaggaagtccagcccagatgctgccactctcagggcagcgcagcgccgcctccaactgcccgctcaccgactgttgtgcgacgtgcccacgaggtggaattcaacactgaccatgttatccagagtttaccagcagcgcagagcgattgtagactgccagatgtcaacttccaccagaactggtagtcaggtcagtcagcttcctcaagtctacaatgaggagtggacgtggatgtctgatatctgtcaggtgctgagtaactttgaggagtcaacacagatggtcagtggcgatgccgccatcatcagcctcaccatcccgctgcttggcctgttgaaaaactctctggtcagcatgaagtcggaagctttgcgctcgtcacaagagacaggggaagaatattcccttgttgatagccaaagcaccctcaggtctgtttctcagcgcatatcggaggaggtggaggtggaggaggatgaggaggaagaggaggagaatgttggtgagacacaagaggggaccattgttgagtcctttactgttcagcgtgtatgggcagaagaagaggagttggaggagttggaggaggaggaaatggacagtcaggccagtgaggggagtgaattcttacgcgttggtactctggcgcatatggcagatttcatgctaggctgcctatcccgtgaccctcgcgttcaaagaatttattccagcaccgattactgggtgttcactctcctggacccacggtacaagcaaaatctttccactctcatccctgcagaggaaaggagtgtgagaatgcatgaataccagcaggccctggtgcacaagctgaaacagtatttcccttctgacagcgctagcggcagagtgcgtagttctgcgggacaagtagcgagggagagtaggcgagcaggcagcttgtccagcactggcaagggtacgctttacaaggcttttgccagctttatgtcaccccagcaagacactgtcacctgtccccagtctcggcagagtagggctgatctttacagaaagatggtgagggagtacgtagctgaccataccatcgtcctaaatgatcacacagctccctacaactactgggtttcaaagctggacatgtggcacgaactggcgctgtacgccttggaggttcttgcctgccctgccgctagcgtcttgtccgagcgggttttcagtgcagctggtggcatcatcaccgataagcgtacacgcctgtcgactgacagcgctgacaggctgacgcttattaaaatgaataaaggctggatttctcagaatttccaatctccaccaggtgaaggaagctcaacctgaataattgatccactcctcctcctcctcattttcctccttctcctcctctttgtacagtaaagcagaggaaaatggctattttttgacagggcccactggctcttgctatagtacttcatgcatttaatttttctggagggccacctacccggtcctctgtttgaaacaatttttgtgagtgccacatacaggcactcaatctattccattttactgcagggccacctacctgctcctctggtttgaaacatttttgggactgccacatacaggcactcaatctattccattttactggagggccacctacctgctcctctggtttgaaaaatgtttgggactgccacatacaggcactatccaaattaaattgtctccatagcagcctccacacgttgtctccattgctacctccaaaagtcgtccatatagctgcctccatacatcgtccctttatcaaacgaggtgtgtcaggcagaaatttgggttgttttcatggattccacatcaaagttgttaactttgtcgccaccctgctgtgttatccacaaaatatactggcaaacttttaccatttagggatattatttcagcgcttcttgcgcatctgtttacattcccctcacccggcatatcctaaacttataagaacgctactacacttgatcttatacaaaaggttcttagaagtgctgtttggggagtagcctagagacaggggcttgaattggcgaaagctcgcctggcagcggagcgccagctccatgcgcatcatgcgcttcttgcgcatctgtttacattcccctcacccggcatatcctaaacttataagaacgctactacacttgatcttatacaaaaggttcttagaagtgctgtttggggagtagcctagagacaggggcttgaattggcgaaagctcgcctggcagcggagcgccagctccatgcgcatcatgcgcttcttgcgcatctgtttacattcccctcacccggcatatcctaaacttataagaacgctactacacttgatcttatacaaaaggttcttagaagtgctgtttggggagtagcctagagacaggggcttgaattggcgaaagctcgcctggcagcggagcgccagctccatgcgcatcatgcgcttcttgcgcatctgtttacattccccttacccggcatatcctaaacttataagaacgctactacacttgatcttatacaaaaggttcttagaagtgctgtttggggagtagcctagagacaggggcttgaattggcgaaagctcgcctggcagcggagcgccagctccatgcgcatcatgcgcttcttgcgcatctgtttacattcccctcacccgccatatcccaaacttataagaacgctactacacttaacttggtgcaggctgggaccgagtctgaccctggggctggtcatatactgccgacgcagagaattgcggggcctacctcggtccaggtctcaaaggcctactatacctcctcccacccctcctccacctcctcctcctccgaattaccatccgtgggcatggcgccatcagtcggtagctctaggcacagcagcagtgccgtcgctaagcgacagcaggcggtgctgaaactgctgagcctaggcgataaaaggcacaccgcccaagagctattacagggcattccacatcaaagttgttaactttgtcgccaccctgctgtgtaatccacaaaatatacttgcaaacttttaccatttagggatattatttcagcgcttcttgcgcatctgtttacattcccctcacccgccatatcctaaacttataagaacgctactacacttgatcttatacaaaaggttcttagaagtgctgtttggggagtagcctagagacaggggcttggattggcaaaagctcgcctggctgcagagcgccagctccatcccaagatccaactaacatagttgcagcacctttaatctactactagttcactgcctccataataataataataataatctttatttatatagcgtcatcatattctgtagcgctttacaaatcataggaaacaaatacaaatgtaatgtaacagagcacaacatttgtatggaacaacaggagtgaggtccctgctcgccagagcttacggtttatgaagatgatggggtaacacgaggtaaaagaatatttaatggtcaagccattcttcttagggaatagaaaaaaatataataaatggaattgctgtcgcttgaaccactcagccgtcatcttatataccaggtccagggtgaatgggactgcagagaagtctggtgcctgttggttgctggataacagatgggaggacgacacaggacgggttagtagaagagttaaaacttcatgcagttaatgagtgttataggcttgcctaaagaaatgggttttaagagcacgtttgaaactttggaggttaggtattagtctgatagtccagggcagagcattccatagaattggtgcagctctagagaagtcttggagacgcgagtgggaggtccgcactagggtagaggttaatctaagatcactggcggatctaagagcacgggttgggcgatagactgagataagagaggagaggtaggggggtgcagcattatacagagctttatggatgagggttattattattttaaactgtattcgaaaggagactggcagccagtgcagcgactggcatgaactgtaagcatacatggtccccttatcaaacgagctgtgtcaggcagaattttgggttgttttcatggcttccatgttaactttgtcgccaccctgctgtgtaatccacaaaatatactggcaaacttttatcatgtaccgatattatttgagcgcttcttgctcacctcctttggttcctctctgacacccattggtttgaagcctgagtccaattagggtatgtcgccatgccactctctagcctgctgccgctgcctctgcctctgcatgccgtcccctatagtgtcagggtcaattattggatgttttacatgctatctagcttcattctgtcactctgtcatggccatgctgttgcccataatttcggcataatggtgcgattaagcagcctcagaggcatccatgcatgctgcccctgctgtttcctgtccatttccgtggtgtttccatccttttctgaggttcccaggtgtttggccaagcttccctgtgcagagccttggtccccttgaaaaatgctcgagtctcccattgacttcaatggggttcgttattcgagacgagcactcgagcatcgggaaaagttcgtctcgaataacgagtacccgagcattttagtgttcgctcatctctaattaaaacgtaataaatcctatataaatttggtatcaccgtgatcataccaaaccaaaaaataaagtagaggtgttatttggagggcatattgaaagtcgtaaaaactgagcccacaagaacgtgacacacacaccctttttttcaaattttccacatttggaatttttttcctgctttccagtacatggcatggaataataaatgacatcacaggaaattaaaatttgttacacacaaaagctctcacacagctctgtacacgtaaaaatgaaaaaggtttttttgaaggtggagagattAGTGGAAAAATCttgtgtcactaaggggttaataaaaacctaaaagcttaaaggaaacctaccacttgtagtggcaggtttccgatggcaataccggacaccagctcagggtgagctggtgccggagcttattttagttagtgttttaaaccgcggtatcgcggtttaaaacactttttaaacgttatagccggcgcaggcaggtacgcgctcggcgcttaccgtgcacgcggctctcattcacttcctatgtagccgcgtgcacggtaagcgccgagcgcgtacctgcctgcgccggctataaagtttaaaaagtgttttaaaccgcgataccgcggtttaaaacactaactaaaataagctggtgcccggtattgccatcggaaacctgccacttcaagtggtaggtttcctttaaatcccccatttcccccccaaaaaaaattatataaaaataattcatCAAAATCATAGACATGTTGGACATTGTTCAGTCCCAAAATGcctattctatcaaaatataaaaaaaggttaTTTCCAGAAGTAAAATAGCTTTCAGATGTCCAAATtcccttttttttcaatttttcaatacataaaaatgttaataaaatgtgGTCAAAATATCACTGCTACCAAAATGGTAGCCATGAAAGCATCTCATTCCACAAAAGATGACACCATATACAGCAATGTACACTGCTTGTATGAAATAGTTATGGACTCAGAATATGCCAAAGTAAAGAATTATTTTTTGAAATctactaaaatataataaaacctgtaaaaatgtgttatcttcatgatcataccaacccaaataataaaggcaATGGAGGGCACTGTAAAAGCCATAAAACTGGGCAAAAGGAAAATGGGGCAAatctagcttcccagtacatgacatggaatattaaatactatccctaggaattacaatttgttatgcaaaaaaacaagccctcatagagctctgcacaaagaaaaataaaaagttatagatttttgaaagtaaagagtaaaaaatggaaaagccaaaacgaaaaagggctccatcattattatttatttttttactcttcAAAGATAAACTCCTTGTAACTGCAATGTATAGTTTTGGAATTATgttttaaattatatattttacaaaaaaaaaaattcacaaagtaTACTGTGTTGAATCATGTGGTCCACTTGACTTTGCATTCAATGATGTACACTGTAGGATGACATACATTAGTGAAAGAAAGTTGTTACAATGCTTTTTAACATTGGAAACacacaaaagaaaacaaaagatCTATGGTATACATTTTCTATAGTTGACAGAAAAGAGGTCAGCATACGATGCATTGTACTGTATGCATACATCAGCAGTACTAGATGTATAAAAGCAAACAGCTCATAGCATGAATAGTGCACAACCACTGCAGCAGATCACCAGACAAGATGGTTAAGGTAAAATACAATTAGTTTATGTTTCCTgtctttgtttgtttttataaatGCAAACACAAACCATACCCTAAGTGTAGGCTGTATGTAAGTGGTTGAACTACTGGCTGCTGCATTTGTAATGTAAAGGACTGTGTTATTTTTACAGGATTTTGATATACAGATGAACATGACACACCAGTGCAAACATTTTCTTCAGATATGTGAAATAGAAACAGTTTAATATTATCATTTCTCATCTGGTACAAAGGGTCAGCAAACTGTTCTAGTAcatagtttttgttttgtttctagtAATATTAGAACCAACCATTTTTTTGCCAGCATGTGCAAAATTAAGCTGTACTTATTGATCTGCATAGTCACTATTCTGTGGCATAAACACCAACATCAGACAAAATACCTTACAGACACAACTTACCTCCCATATCATCAaatttcttctttacctcttAACAACTCAGATGTTACTGACAGTAAGGCACATTAGCCACAACTGCAAGATTGCACATAGGATATTGTAATGTTCCAACAGAATACACTCAATTTGGGAACCTGTTTGCCTAATGTAAAAACCGATGGGCTGTGTTTAAGGGGCTAGtatttatttgatattttttctcaaaaaccaagcagaaatctatttatttttagattatTTTCTATGAGAACCGAAACTTCCAGGGTCGCTCTTATGAGTGCAACTCTGACTCCGCTGATCTGTCTTCATACTTTAATAACTGCAATTCCATCCGAGTGGAGAATGGAAATTGGATCTTGTATGAACATCCCAACTTCAGAGGGCACCAATACTTCCTGAGGAGAGGAGAATATCCAGACTTCCAGCAGTGGTTGGGTTTTAATGACTCCATCAGATCTTGTCGCTTGACTCCACAGGTAATTAATATTTGTGTTAGAAGAAAATTCCACCAAAAAATATATTCAcatacctgatttttttttttgttattttgaaatGATTGCACCTTACTTAGAAGGGTTGTCTAggctttataaaaaaatgtttatcaggcatggaggggctttaaaacaattaaaatctTATCCTTTTGTCCTCTGGTTCTCCCGTTGTCCCTTCCTCCTACCCGTCCACTTCTGTATACCTGATACAGCATCAATTCCAATGTGTATCAGGCAGGCACAAGTAGTCGGATGGGAGAacttgcctctgtaaacaaacgggaCCATGACAGTGGTGGGTGGCGCCAGGGCACAAAAGGAGAACTGGAGGaaaagatttttattgtttttatagctcCAGGCCTGataaacatttttgtaaaaactgTACAACTCCTTTAATACTTTTTTCTGTGTATCCATAGCATCGTGGACCATTCAGGCTTAGGGTATATGAGAGAGAAGATTTTAAAGGTCAGATGATGGAGTTCACTGAAGATTGTCCTCATGTCCATGAGCAATTCCGCTTCAATGATATCAATTCTTGCCATGTGCATGATGGATACTGGATGTTCTATGAGGAGCCCAACTACAGGGGACGTCAGTATTACCTGAGacctggagagtacaggagatacAGCGACTGGGGAGCTTCTAACCCAAGAATTGGTTCATTTAGAAGAGTTCAGTATCTGTATTAAATGGAAATTTACAGTATAAACTGTTTAGTTTTAAGACCAATTAAATAATTACCATAAATTTCACTTTGTGTGTGCTTTAACTTTTAAGAGTTAAGGATTTAGATAAGCTGGTCTTTTTTGGCATACAAAAGCTCAAAACAGTAGCATTGAGGTTTATTTATTGGTCACACAGGACAATTTCCATCACTTCAGTATATTGGCTTAAACATTTTTGAAGATTCATGACTTGCGACTTTGTAAAAAAAGGTGCATTCAAAGTcacatagtcactccagtcctcTACTGCATATGtgttgggactttttatgcattttgtgactttttgaaaaataaatcccACAAGGGCAAATGCCATTTTAATGAATCTACTGGTCAGCTGACTTCTGAAGACAGACATGGAACTGTCCCAAAGAGCTAACTTTATGATAAATAACCGCCATTGGGGGGAATATGTTAAGACTGGTTACAGCCAGTCTAAATTCCCCTCCACATGGCACACAGTCTGCCGGATGTACTAAGAGGCTTTTGCATTGCCCACCCTCTAACCGTCACATCCTGCTTTCTGTCTTGTCATGCCCAATGTGGTCCtttgttccagtcatggaggtgggagAGCTGCAGTATAGAGTCAAGCTAGACCACCCACTCACAATTGCTGCCACTGCTAATATAGCTGAAGAGAGGTAGGAGGGAGAAGGAGATGAAAAACACTGTGACTTTGTGTTACTCGGCTCTGCTTTAACCTTAACCACTACTTCAGGAAGATAGGGGTAAGAGTGACGCTGGCTATGTGAAGCAAATTCATCCTTGCTCTTCACTCCCTCAGGAATTTTCTTCAGCCAGGGTCACAAGTCTCTGTGTCAGTGAGGGGGGTGGGCTAGCTtgtctgtatactgcagctcccaccTCCCTAACTGGAACAGAGGAaatcaataaaagtattttttagaGGAATGCTGCTTAAAGGCATCCGTTAAAACATGTGTAAAGATATCTAAGAGCTACTGTGTGTAGTTTCTGTGGGTTCACTGGTGGCAGGTACCTTTTttgtcccatagcaaccatgtttaccagcactaaaaaaaactataatcagAAAGATGGAGGGGCTGAACacttgctgctgaccaatgagaccatagctTGTGCATCTTTGTTTGCATGATAAGCTATTTACCCATTGGACtgtctaagccaatgtgatttccATTATGTTTGATCAACTATAGTAGTAATACTATCAGTCAGTTTGCATTTAACCTTTTTCTTTAGGCTTTGCAGGTGTGTAGCTAAGGCTGTGTTGGACCGTCTTTGTCTATGTCTTTGTACTATGTCTTTGTaaaatcctgaccgcaggcttGTGCCTAAAACATCAGCTGAGtcattgtgtggcctctgtaagcaacgggtccttaggggaccggggggtTTCGAATAAGTGACACCTAGACGTCATACACCAGGGTGACCGTTAGACGGCAggtataatgtatgtattatatgtaccaTTTATATGTATAATATTGCCACCTAGGTGACGAGTTTGCAAACAAattttcaggccttggtgcaagtaGTAGATTACAGGACATAACACCATATCTTTTCCTATCAAACAGTTGGTTTAAGGccgttagctaccaactgtacTGTTTTCATTTCTGTGTACCCAGTCCAACACCAACCCCGGTGCCTGtagccaggaccatgggcggtttgtctccCCTACCCTTCACATAGCAGCACTTACCAAAAAGTGCCCTTTACCATCCGCACCCCTACATGCTGTAGTGTGCATGGATCATATGGAGGCCATTTTCTGCTGGCCAGCTTTGGTTGTCCTTTCCCCATCTGGTCCATAGCCAAGCCATGGGTGGCTCTTCCAATTATGCAACACCCCATGCCAATGTATAGGCCAGGGAGTAGTTGcggggccctctacctgtcaggacccATCAGGTGAACCTGCGCAACTCACCAAAGGGATATTGCAGGAAGTCTTAGGTAATTTGCAGCTGTAGATCCTacctgaacaggcaatggttaagCGGATGCAAGTTATTGACCAattgttggctgtattgtaaactggagtgtgattggagagatgcTACCACCTGACAAGGAGAATAAAacttcagtactgacacagaaccAAATCCctggaccagagtcaggagactcaaatccagagcttcaacttccacagtttggacacagctccatccaaatTCTCCAAGCCTGCAtttactatcaggctggtgcactgTTCCTGAGGACCCCCTCCATGAGCACTCCAGTAATCTGAATCTGCTGTGAGCCTGTTTAGGCCCGTTgtctgctgttgttcaataaagtacatgtacacaatagtatgtgaagaacattgtgtgtgaagaacacattgcagatgtatggaaacatctgcaatgtattcttcacacatattgttcttcatatactattgtgaagaacaccgttcggcgcgcgtcttccgataagttagccgatgtacggaacatctgcaatgtgttcttcactgtgttctttgaatgtgttctttcagtgaaaacatctgcaaacatctacaatgtgttcttctttagtgttctttcagtgaaaaatgctcgagtctcccattgacttcagtggggttcattattcaatacgagcactcgagcatcaggaaaagttcgacccgagtaacgagtactcaagcattttagtgctcgctcatctctactgatgtgCTCTTT
This window contains:
- the LOC140074563 gene encoding gamma-crystallin-3-like; this translates as MVKIIFYENRNFQGRSYECNSDSADLSSYFNNCNSIRVENGNWILYEHPNFRGHQYFLRRGEYPDFQQWLGFNDSIRSCRLTPQHRGPFRLRVYEREDFKGQMMEFTEDCPHVHEQFRFNDINSCHVHDGYWMFYEEPNYRGRQYYLRPGEYRRYSDWGASNPRIGSFRRVQYLY